In Anseongella ginsenosidimutans, one genomic interval encodes:
- a CDS encoding helix-turn-helix transcriptional regulator: MDAGPFPQNLTAQALPHSLLQPFISRYIYRSLFTPGDNYTEKAMPFRPASSIDFFIGHPFETIDCHTGQPIPFTRCTIRGPRTCKKYIIRLRARFISFTIRFHPTGLYRLSGIPMDRFTDKAMPGADTGLLPFDTICGRMLYANNISACSEIVEEYLLPLALKSRSMPGITEQIAQELIQRKGQAYVRDLATKNYLSARQLERNFKKEIGVSPKTYSRMIRLHSLIQSKISNPAAKWTTLAYEYNFFDQMHFIREFNDFLELNPSEFIPAEFAF, encoded by the coding sequence ATGGATGCCGGACCCTTCCCGCAGAATTTGACCGCACAGGCCTTGCCTCATAGCTTGCTGCAGCCCTTTATCAGCCGTTATATTTATCGCAGCCTGTTCACCCCCGGTGATAATTATACAGAAAAAGCCATGCCTTTCCGGCCGGCCAGTTCCATTGATTTTTTTATCGGCCATCCCTTTGAGACCATCGACTGTCATACCGGGCAGCCAATTCCATTCACGCGCTGCACGATCCGGGGGCCGCGCACTTGTAAAAAATACATTATCCGCCTGAGGGCGCGTTTTATTTCCTTTACCATACGCTTTCATCCCACAGGCCTGTACCGCTTATCGGGTATTCCTATGGACCGGTTCACCGATAAAGCGATGCCGGGCGCCGATACCGGCCTGTTACCCTTCGATACGATCTGTGGGCGGATGTTATATGCAAACAATATCAGCGCCTGCTCGGAAATTGTGGAAGAGTACCTGCTCCCGCTTGCGCTTAAAAGCAGGTCTATGCCTGGGATCACTGAACAGATCGCCCAGGAACTGATACAGCGGAAAGGGCAGGCCTATGTCAGGGACCTGGCAACAAAAAATTATTTATCCGCCAGGCAGCTGGAAAGAAATTTTAAAAAGGAAATTGGCGTGAGCCCGAAAACCTATTCAAGGATGATCCGCCTTCATAGTCTTATCCAGAGTAAGATCAGTAACCCCGCTGCAAAATGGACTACGCTAGCCTACGAATACAACTTCTTCGACCAGATGCACTTTATCAGGGAATTCAACGATTTCCTGGAACTTAATCCTTCAGAATTCATCCCGGCGGAATTCGCCTTCTGA
- a CDS encoding DUF1553 domain-containing protein, with amino-acid sequence MRMPLDAPPLSEEEIALIAEWIDQGAKWEKHWAFIPPETSIKPPETTFDTIAVNGIDHFIFNKLEEMGLQPSRKAEKEILLRRVHLDLTGLPPSKEDYNRFLADTDPQAFARVVDTLLASPAFGEKWASMWLDLARYADSKGYEKDLHRNIWKYRDWVIDAFNQDMPFDEFTIQQLAGDLLPRPSESQLIATAFHRNSMANDEGGTNDEEFRVASVLERVGTTFEVWQGVTMACAQCHSHTYDPIKHEDFYRAMAIFNNTADKDLYNEQPKLFTYKPEDKEKVHHLLNWLEEKLDKHPAGASAGESHPAGHAGDNPASGTAGDKQFLYREKESLLTGIGYRKTEAEEFQDKSSLIELVSHDQQSIWQVQDSSWIMFEDVDLTGVEAISFGYASLYGAIVEIHLDSPLGPQIGEVTLDVTAGGFPGNAPETWVVAKASITPVAGKRDIYYYFKKDQQFAQDLLRMDWVFYHEKDPLYKKMGPESLRKITAIEETEPLYTPILRELPPEKSRKTYLFDRGDWRNPAQEVEPGIPAALGSIPGDHVDRLSFARWLVGGENPLTARVFVNRIWEQLFGFGIVESVEDFGSQGIAPTHPLLLDWLAVQFRDKHDWHIKSFLKQIVLSAAYQQSSAVSKEALEKDPHNNYLSRGSRTRLSAEVIRDQALAISGLLSPKMHGPSVMPYQPASVRAFGGTFWHESEGEDRYRRAVYTYWKRTNPYPSMISFDSPTREVCTSRRIRTNTPLQALVLLNDPAYIAAAEAWARNILEQYPGNVEKGIAENLQLITALPPGEEKIAALTGLYKESLSYYQSDSSGVKLLAAETEPAQKDPQLAALTVVTNVMFNLDEFVTRR; translated from the coding sequence ATGAGAATGCCGTTGGATGCGCCTCCGCTGAGCGAAGAAGAAATAGCGCTCATTGCCGAATGGATCGATCAGGGAGCGAAATGGGAAAAGCACTGGGCGTTTATTCCGCCTGAGACATCTATTAAGCCTCCGGAGACAACTTTTGATACCATTGCCGTTAATGGGATAGACCACTTTATCTTTAACAAACTGGAAGAAATGGGCCTTCAGCCTTCCCGGAAAGCGGAGAAGGAAATACTGTTGAGAAGGGTACACCTGGATCTTACCGGCCTTCCCCCGTCCAAAGAAGATTATAACCGCTTTCTGGCCGATACGGATCCGCAAGCTTTTGCACGCGTGGTGGATACTTTACTGGCTTCTCCGGCCTTCGGGGAAAAGTGGGCAAGCATGTGGCTGGATCTGGCCCGCTACGCAGATTCAAAGGGATACGAAAAAGACCTTCACCGGAATATCTGGAAATACAGGGACTGGGTGATCGATGCCTTCAACCAGGATATGCCCTTTGATGAGTTCACGATCCAGCAGCTGGCGGGCGACCTGCTGCCGCGGCCTTCGGAATCCCAGCTGATCGCAACGGCCTTCCATCGTAACAGCATGGCCAATGATGAAGGCGGAACGAATGATGAAGAATTCCGTGTGGCGTCGGTCCTGGAGCGGGTGGGGACAACTTTCGAAGTATGGCAGGGTGTTACCATGGCTTGCGCGCAGTGCCATAGTCACACCTATGATCCGATCAAACACGAGGATTTTTACCGCGCAATGGCCATTTTCAATAATACTGCCGACAAGGATCTGTATAATGAACAGCCCAAGCTCTTTACCTACAAGCCGGAGGATAAGGAAAAGGTCCACCATCTTTTGAACTGGCTGGAAGAGAAGCTGGATAAGCATCCTGCTGGTGCAAGTGCCGGAGAAAGCCATCCGGCCGGACATGCGGGCGACAACCCTGCTTCCGGAACTGCCGGCGACAAGCAATTTCTCTACCGGGAAAAGGAATCCCTGCTGACCGGCATCGGCTACCGGAAAACCGAAGCCGAAGAATTCCAGGACAAAAGCAGCCTTATCGAATTGGTTTCACATGACCAGCAATCTATCTGGCAGGTACAGGACAGTTCCTGGATCATGTTTGAAGATGTGGACCTGACGGGGGTGGAAGCCATTTCATTCGGTTATGCTTCACTCTATGGAGCCATTGTGGAAATACACCTGGACAGCCCGCTGGGGCCGCAAATAGGGGAAGTTACCCTGGATGTAACCGCCGGAGGCTTCCCTGGAAATGCGCCGGAAACCTGGGTGGTGGCAAAAGCTTCCATTACGCCGGTAGCAGGAAAGCGGGACATTTACTATTATTTTAAGAAAGACCAGCAGTTTGCACAGGACCTGCTGAGAATGGATTGGGTCTTTTACCATGAAAAAGATCCTCTTTACAAAAAAATGGGCCCGGAAAGCCTGCGGAAAATAACCGCTATTGAAGAGACAGAACCGCTATACACGCCTATCCTGCGTGAACTGCCGCCGGAAAAGAGCCGCAAAACGTATTTGTTTGATCGCGGAGACTGGAGGAACCCGGCGCAGGAAGTAGAACCGGGCATACCCGCCGCTCTTGGCAGCATACCGGGCGACCATGTGGACCGGCTTTCCTTTGCCAGGTGGCTGGTGGGAGGGGAGAACCCGCTGACGGCAAGGGTGTTTGTAAACAGGATTTGGGAACAGCTCTTCGGTTTTGGAATTGTCGAGAGCGTGGAAGATTTCGGCAGTCAGGGTATTGCTCCTACGCATCCACTGCTTTTGGACTGGCTTGCGGTACAGTTCAGGGATAAACATGACTGGCATATAAAATCTTTCCTGAAGCAGATCGTTTTGTCTGCCGCCTATCAGCAAAGTTCCGCAGTCAGCAAGGAAGCTTTGGAGAAAGATCCTCACAATAATTATTTATCCAGGGGTTCAAGGACCCGCCTGTCTGCTGAAGTGATCCGCGATCAGGCGCTTGCCATCAGCGGACTATTAAGTCCGAAAATGCATGGCCCCAGCGTAATGCCTTACCAGCCCGCAAGCGTCAGGGCCTTCGGCGGAACATTCTGGCATGAAAGCGAAGGGGAAGACAGATACCGGCGGGCGGTGTATACCTACTGGAAAAGAACGAATCCCTATCCCTCCATGATCTCCTTTGACAGCCCCACCAGGGAGGTTTGCACTTCCAGGCGCATACGAACCAATACGCCGCTGCAGGCCCTGGTGCTGCTTAACGACCCGGCCTATATAGCTGCCGCCGAAGCCTGGGCAAGAAATATCCTGGAGCAATATCCCGGCAATGTGGAAAAGGGAATAGCGGAAAACCTGCAGCTAATAACAGCCTTGCCGCCCGGAGAAGAGAAAATAGCCGCTCTCACAGGGCTTTATAAAGAAAGCCTTTCCTACTATCAAAGCGACAGCAGCGGAGTAAAGTTGCTCGCGGCCGAAACCGAACCGGCGCAAAAGGACCCACAGCTCGCCGCCTTGACGGTAGTAACCAATGTAATGTTTAACTTAGATGAGTTCGTCACCAGGAGATAA
- a CDS encoding ferritin-like domain-containing protein, whose product MKALKIFDDISKDMRKKDLSRRDALREGLNFGLKSALMALPLALVELKSNKAYAQSGSGVIDVLNYALTLEYLEAEFYQKGLDSNGLISGDHRPVMQQISKHETAHVAVLTATIQDLGGTPVSKPTFDFTAGGTFADVFSNYETFLALSQAFEDTGVRAYKGQAGNLLGQEAITTAALNIHSVEARHASQVRILRMQKGWITGNSNSGLPAAIYAGEENIMQGGADMTSVTSVSEDRITEAFDEPLTMDQVLAIAGLFIK is encoded by the coding sequence ATGAAAGCGCTCAAAATTTTTGACGACATAAGTAAAGACATGCGGAAAAAGGACCTTTCCCGCAGGGATGCCCTGCGCGAAGGCCTGAATTTCGGACTCAAAAGCGCCCTGATGGCCCTGCCCCTTGCGCTGGTAGAATTAAAAAGCAATAAAGCATACGCGCAAAGCGGCTCAGGCGTCATCGACGTATTGAATTACGCGCTCACACTGGAATACCTCGAAGCGGAATTTTACCAGAAGGGCCTTGACAGCAACGGCCTCATATCCGGCGATCACCGTCCTGTCATGCAGCAGATCAGCAAGCATGAGACCGCCCATGTGGCCGTGTTAACCGCCACCATCCAGGACCTGGGAGGCACCCCCGTGAGCAAACCCACCTTTGATTTTACTGCCGGAGGCACATTTGCCGATGTATTCAGCAATTACGAAACATTTCTTGCGCTTTCCCAGGCGTTTGAAGACACCGGCGTCCGCGCCTATAAAGGGCAGGCCGGTAACTTGCTTGGCCAGGAAGCCATTACTACTGCCGCGCTGAACATTCATTCGGTAGAAGCGCGCCACGCATCCCAGGTGCGGATACTAAGGATGCAAAAAGGATGGATCACCGGCAACAGTAATTCCGGCTTGCCCGCAGCCATTTATGCCGGCGAGGAAAATATCATGCAGGGGGGCGCAGACATGACCTCGGTCACATCCGTATCTGAAGACCGGATAACAGAGGCTTTCGACGAGCCGCTGACCATGGACCAGGTATTAGCCATCGCAGGCTTGTTCATAAAGTAA
- a CDS encoding DUF5110 domain-containing protein, translating into MALLRMRMMPYWYSEFAKYHFQGIPPFRAMNLEEGFAAGPESVVQSSSLEENPYEEAFTREVKDQYMAGEYLLVAPMFAGEKSRKVILPRGKWYDFYTGEYVGGGEVITVSPGLDKIPVFVKDGGIIPLMPPLLHAPAQGEKTDLEIRHYGEKPGRYMLYDDDGVSYDYERGEYSFREIIVEKNNGKEWEGRISAAEAGKPNTVGKVSFTFMTEDDELR; encoded by the coding sequence ATGGCGCTGCTGCGAATGCGGATGATGCCTTACTGGTACAGCGAATTTGCCAAATATCATTTCCAGGGCATTCCTCCCTTCCGGGCGATGAACCTGGAAGAGGGCTTTGCCGCAGGGCCCGAAAGCGTGGTACAAAGCAGCAGCCTGGAAGAAAATCCATATGAAGAAGCCTTTACCCGGGAAGTAAAGGACCAGTACATGGCAGGAGAATACCTGCTGGTAGCCCCGATGTTTGCGGGGGAGAAAAGCCGCAAAGTGATTCTTCCGCGGGGCAAATGGTATGATTTCTATACGGGGGAATACGTTGGCGGGGGAGAAGTGATCACTGTTAGTCCCGGACTGGATAAGATCCCGGTTTTTGTAAAGGACGGAGGGATCATTCCCCTGATGCCGCCCCTGCTCCATGCGCCTGCCCAGGGCGAAAAGACCGACCTGGAAATACGCCATTATGGTGAAAAACCGGGGCGGTATATGCTGTATGATGATGACGGGGTTAGCTATGATTATGAAAGAGGCGAATATTCCTTCCGGGAAATAATCGTGGAAAAGAATAACGGAAAGGAATGGGAGGGGCGCATTTCAGCCGCAGAGGCCGGAAAGCCGAACACCGTGGGGAAGGTAAGTTTTACATTTATGACGGAGGATGATGAGCTCAGATAA
- a CDS encoding RNA polymerase sigma factor, which yields MDPNTPYKEQELVEGLLQKKRSAAEILYDRYGKSLYGIILNIVREEEIAEDLLQEALMKIWGSIQTYDRNKGTLFTWMLNISRNLAIDKVRSKNFRNDHQNRPLESAVHSIDLQRTNLPFTESIGLKELVSTLRTEHQEVINLVYFQGYTQAEAAKELDIPLGTAKTHLRNGILSLRKLFNVDHRK from the coding sequence ATGGATCCTAACACGCCGTATAAGGAGCAGGAGCTTGTAGAAGGACTGTTGCAGAAGAAACGATCGGCAGCGGAAATACTGTATGACAGGTACGGTAAATCTTTATATGGAATTATCCTGAATATTGTCCGGGAAGAAGAAATAGCCGAAGACCTGCTGCAGGAGGCGCTCATGAAAATATGGGGATCTATTCAAACATATGACAGAAATAAGGGTACGCTGTTCACCTGGATGTTAAATATCAGCCGTAACCTGGCTATTGATAAGGTGCGCTCCAAAAACTTTCGCAACGATCATCAAAACCGTCCGCTTGAAAGTGCCGTACATAGCATTGATTTACAAAGAACTAACCTTCCTTTTACAGAGAGCATAGGGTTGAAGGAATTAGTAAGCACATTGAGAACGGAACACCAGGAAGTCATTAATCTGGTATATTTCCAGGGGTACACCCAGGCGGAGGCGGCGAAAGAGCTGGACATACCGCTTGGGACGGCGAAAACGCACCTGAGAAATGGGATCTTGTCGCTCAGAAAACTATTTAATGTGGATCACCGGAAATAA
- a CDS encoding DUF1501 domain-containing protein, with product MSSSPGDNIMGDKMNILEEAIYRRAAYNSRRHFLKKCTSGLGALALGSMLGCSKGLFSTPEAGSNAAKFIPGLPHFAPKAKSVIFMHMAGGPSHLELFDYKPELQRLDGKDTPQSLLEGKNFAFIKGTPKLLGPRSRFLQAGNSGTFVSDYLPRFAEVIDEVTLLKAMHTDEFNHAPAQLLMQTGSSRLGKPSLGSWTVYGLGSENENLPGFIVLTSGGGSISAGKSAWGSGFLPTVYQGVQCRSKGEPVLFLSNPDKIDNHLRKRSIDIINEINQQEYENIGDPEILSRIAQYELAFKMQATVPDVMDIGDEPDYIREMYGAVPGEASFANNCLLARRLVEKGVRFIQLYDNRWDTHGVGEGNGVGEGMRRSCEAIDKPMTALIRDLKQRGLLDETLVVWGGEFGRTPMMEARTGEGFNGRDHHLEAFTMWMAGAGVKRGLSYGETDEIGYYGVKDRVHVHDLHATILHQLGFDHEKLTYEFQGRPFRLTDVHGKVVHDILS from the coding sequence ATGAGTTCGTCACCAGGAGATAATATAATGGGAGATAAAATGAACATTCTGGAAGAAGCGATTTACCGGCGGGCTGCCTACAACAGCCGGCGTCATTTCCTGAAAAAATGTACCTCCGGGCTGGGCGCCCTGGCGCTGGGATCCATGCTGGGATGCAGCAAGGGCTTGTTTTCTACGCCCGAAGCAGGCAGTAACGCGGCAAAGTTCATCCCGGGCCTTCCTCATTTTGCTCCCAAAGCTAAAAGTGTCATCTTTATGCACATGGCGGGCGGGCCATCCCATCTGGAGCTGTTTGATTACAAACCTGAATTGCAGCGGCTGGATGGTAAAGATACCCCTCAGTCTTTGCTGGAAGGAAAGAATTTCGCGTTTATTAAAGGTACGCCCAAGCTCCTGGGGCCCCGTTCGCGTTTTCTGCAGGCCGGCAATTCCGGTACCTTTGTTTCGGATTACCTTCCCAGGTTTGCTGAAGTGATCGATGAGGTCACGCTTCTGAAGGCCATGCATACCGATGAGTTCAACCATGCCCCTGCTCAGCTGCTCATGCAGACAGGCAGCTCCCGCCTGGGTAAGCCGAGCCTGGGATCCTGGACCGTGTACGGCCTGGGCTCCGAGAATGAGAATCTTCCGGGTTTTATTGTCCTTACTTCAGGCGGAGGTTCCATCAGCGCCGGTAAAAGCGCCTGGGGAAGCGGCTTCCTGCCTACGGTGTATCAGGGAGTGCAGTGCAGGTCGAAGGGCGAGCCGGTACTTTTTCTCTCCAATCCAGATAAGATAGACAATCACCTGAGGAAACGTTCCATTGACATCATTAACGAAATTAATCAGCAGGAATACGAAAACATCGGCGATCCGGAAATACTTTCCCGGATTGCCCAGTACGAGCTGGCCTTTAAGATGCAGGCAACGGTGCCGGATGTGATGGATATCGGGGATGAACCCGATTATATCCGTGAAATGTATGGCGCCGTTCCGGGAGAGGCCTCTTTTGCCAATAACTGCCTGCTGGCGCGCCGGCTGGTGGAAAAAGGCGTCCGGTTTATTCAGTTGTACGATAACCGCTGGGATACACATGGCGTGGGGGAAGGGAACGGCGTAGGAGAAGGAATGAGGAGGTCTTGTGAGGCAATTGACAAGCCCATGACAGCGCTTATCCGGGATCTGAAGCAAAGGGGGCTGCTGGACGAAACCCTGGTGGTCTGGGGCGGGGAATTTGGAAGAACGCCCATGATGGAAGCAAGGACAGGCGAAGGTTTTAACGGCAGGGATCATCACCTGGAAGCCTTCACGATGTGGATGGCCGGAGCCGGTGTAAAGCGGGGGCTTAGCTATGGGGAAACCGATGAGATCGGGTATTATGGCGTGAAGGACAGGGTCCATGTGCATGATCTGCACGCGACCATCCTGCATCAATTGGGTTTTGACCATGAAAAGCTGACCTACGAATTCCAGGGGCGGCCTTTCCGGCTGACCGACGTGCATGGAAAAGTAGTACATGATATTCTGAGCTGA
- a CDS encoding c-type cytochrome domain-containing protein, with protein sequence MDIISFFGRFHPLVVHLPIGILLAAILIAFLSKKEKYSFLASALDFMLLLGAISTALACVLGYLLAWEGDYDPEALFWHQWGGILLAAFSFAVYWFRTRWKKKSKMPANYSHFIFLALLALLFFTGHKGGNLTHGSEYLLQHAPDPLRMMAGLGPKPVPRPPVIHLDSADIFLDVVHPLIRSKCQSCHNPGKIKGGLLLGTYEELLKGGESGPSVVPGDIEKSELYRRVTLPEDHEEFMPAEGKPGLDEDELALIRWWIEQGAPGSGLLADMEVENPVAARLTRMLGLNTSESRLPGLQAAPADTIALQAAREQDFIIKRIAPGSNFLEVRLPFTGRGLQEMDITSLLPLKEQIAWMDLSEGNVQDDDLAVIGQFGSLSRLNLSGNPVSDKGLASLSSLKELTYLNLYGTAVSDAGLAALKGLEKLRSLYLWQTKVTGSGVESFHSERPDIAVTLGYF encoded by the coding sequence ATGGATATCATTTCTTTTTTCGGAAGATTCCATCCCCTGGTTGTGCATTTGCCCATCGGGATCTTGCTTGCGGCAATCCTGATCGCTTTTCTGTCAAAGAAAGAAAAATACAGCTTCCTGGCGTCGGCCCTCGACTTTATGTTATTGCTGGGAGCAATAAGCACGGCGCTGGCCTGCGTCCTCGGATACCTTCTTGCCTGGGAGGGGGATTACGACCCTGAAGCTCTTTTCTGGCACCAATGGGGAGGGATCCTGCTAGCCGCTTTTTCATTTGCCGTGTACTGGTTCAGGACCCGGTGGAAGAAAAAATCAAAGATGCCGGCAAATTACAGCCATTTCATATTCCTGGCACTGCTGGCGCTGCTGTTCTTTACCGGGCATAAGGGAGGGAACCTCACCCACGGTTCGGAATACTTATTGCAGCATGCGCCCGACCCGCTGCGGATGATGGCGGGGCTTGGCCCAAAGCCCGTACCCCGGCCGCCGGTTATCCACCTCGATTCCGCCGATATATTCCTGGATGTCGTTCATCCCCTGATCCGTTCAAAATGCCAGAGCTGCCATAACCCGGGTAAAATAAAAGGCGGGCTGCTGCTTGGTACGTATGAAGAACTATTAAAAGGAGGAGAAAGCGGCCCTTCGGTGGTCCCCGGTGATATTGAAAAGAGTGAGCTTTACCGGCGCGTCACGCTCCCGGAAGATCATGAAGAATTCATGCCGGCAGAAGGAAAGCCGGGGCTGGACGAAGATGAACTGGCCCTTATCAGGTGGTGGATTGAACAAGGGGCTCCCGGATCGGGCCTTCTGGCCGATATGGAAGTGGAAAACCCGGTAGCCGCCAGGCTGACCAGGATGCTGGGTTTGAATACCTCCGAAAGCCGGCTTCCGGGCCTGCAGGCCGCGCCCGCGGATACCATTGCCCTGCAGGCGGCGCGGGAACAAGATTTTATTATTAAACGGATTGCGCCTGGAAGTAATTTCCTGGAAGTACGGCTGCCTTTTACCGGCCGGGGATTGCAGGAAATGGATATTACCTCCCTGCTGCCGCTGAAGGAACAGATCGCCTGGATGGACCTTTCGGAAGGGAATGTACAGGATGACGATCTCGCCGTGATCGGACAGTTTGGCTCACTTAGCCGGCTTAACCTTTCCGGTAACCCTGTTTCAGACAAAGGCCTTGCTTCGCTGAGCAGCCTGAAAGAATTAACCTATCTGAACCTTTACGGTACGGCTGTTTCCGATGCAGGGCTGGCCGCGCTGAAAGGTTTGGAGAAACTCCGGTCGCTCTACTTATGGCAGACAAAAGTGACCGGCAGCGGAGTGGAGTCCTTCCACTCGGAAAGGCCAGATATAGCCGTGACGCTTGGCTATTTTTGA
- a CDS encoding anti-sigma factor has product MDIRDYISSGILELYACNALPDQERKEVEAMIAQYPELAAELREIEHALEGMAERTAATPSAGARSAFLNAIEEDIEAAIPDKVRPDKATIVTGEINGNRKLTIYKWLLAACIALLLVSSFLATTYYNRWKNSDARVLSLQQQQNLLASENKVLSSNYESALARLRNPSTKIITLAGTESHPDSKAMVYWDQSSGELVLDPLSLPEHDEDHQYQLWAIQGGKPVDAGVFDISGDTTLLTLKTIPEAEAFAITLEPRGGSEAPTLDQMVVIGKI; this is encoded by the coding sequence ATGGACATAAGGGATTACATATCGTCCGGCATTCTTGAACTCTACGCCTGCAATGCGCTTCCAGACCAGGAAAGGAAGGAAGTGGAAGCAATGATCGCGCAATACCCGGAGCTGGCGGCTGAACTGAGAGAGATTGAACATGCCCTGGAAGGAATGGCTGAAAGAACGGCTGCTACTCCTTCCGCGGGAGCGAGATCGGCATTTTTAAATGCTATCGAAGAAGATATTGAAGCAGCAATCCCGGATAAAGTAAGACCGGATAAAGCAACAATTGTAACGGGAGAAATCAACGGCAACCGGAAACTGACGATCTATAAATGGCTGCTGGCGGCTTGCATTGCGCTGCTCCTGGTAAGCTCCTTCCTGGCTACTACTTATTATAACAGGTGGAAGAACAGCGATGCAAGGGTATTAAGCCTTCAGCAACAGCAGAACCTGCTGGCCAGTGAAAACAAGGTACTGAGCAGTAATTATGAATCCGCGCTGGCCAGGCTACGAAATCCTTCCACTAAAATAATTACCCTTGCAGGTACGGAAAGCCATCCGGATAGCAAAGCAATGGTCTATTGGGATCAGAGCAGCGGAGAACTGGTACTTGACCCCTTGTCGCTTCCCGAACATGACGAGGACCACCAGTACCAGCTATGGGCCATCCAGGGAGGAAAGCCCGTAGATGCCGGGGTATTCGACATTTCAGGCGACACTACGCTATTAACATTAAAGACTATTCCTGAAGCCGAAGCATTCGCTATCACCCTGGAACCGCGGGGCGGAAGCGAAGCGCCTACCCTGGATCAAATGGTAGTAATCGGAAAAATTTAA
- a CDS encoding ferritin-like domain-containing protein, whose translation MKHEDVQGVFQRYLNTPLNRKRFLTISALSGATLMLGTQGCQDDDVPMPPPGAIDVGEGDPGILNFAYALEQLEAAFYIKACTSFFSGATGEEKQMLTDIRDHEIAHRDLFKAALGQGAIPGLEFDFSAVNFTRRDSVLGTAKALEDTGVAAYNGAGRYIATKDYLILAGKIVSVEARHAAAIRYLLNPGSADFAGDDVVQASTGLDTSRTPNEGGSNSIVATANSFLVTKISATRLP comes from the coding sequence ATGAAACACGAAGACGTCCAGGGCGTTTTTCAGCGCTACCTGAATACTCCCCTAAACAGAAAGCGATTTTTAACCATCTCCGCACTTTCGGGCGCTACCCTTATGCTGGGTACCCAGGGTTGCCAGGATGATGATGTCCCTATGCCTCCGCCGGGGGCCATTGATGTAGGAGAAGGCGATCCGGGTATCCTGAACTTCGCCTATGCGCTTGAACAGCTGGAAGCTGCTTTCTATATCAAGGCATGTACCTCTTTCTTCAGCGGGGCCACGGGCGAGGAAAAGCAAATGCTTACCGATATCCGCGACCATGAGATCGCCCACAGAGACCTTTTCAAGGCGGCGCTAGGCCAGGGAGCCATTCCCGGTCTGGAGTTCGATTTTTCAGCGGTGAACTTCACCCGGCGCGACAGCGTTTTGGGCACGGCGAAAGCGCTCGAAGATACCGGCGTGGCCGCCTATAACGGCGCCGGACGCTACATTGCCACAAAGGATTACCTTATTCTCGCCGGGAAGATTGTTTCGGTGGAAGCCAGGCATGCTGCTGCGATCCGCTATTTACTGAATCCGGGTTCAGCCGATTTTGCCGGGGACGATGTAGTCCAGGCCTCTACCGGGCTGGATACTTCCAGGACCCCGAACGAAGGCGGAAGCAACAGCATTGTAGCTACAGCCAATAGTTTCCTTGTTACTAAAATCTCAGCAACCCGCTTACCCTAA